The DNA segment tatatatatatatatatatatatatatatatatatatatatatatatatatatatatatatatatacatataaatatacgtatatatacatatatatatatatatatatatatatatatatatatatacacatatacatatacatatacatatacatatacatacacatatacatacacatacacatacacattcacatacacacacacatacccatatacaccCGCACATCCATACGCACAGagagtacatataaatgtatgtgtatatgtgaatgaacATAATAATGTGCTTAAATAAAAACCATCAACTGTCAACACAGGTATATGAGCGTGTCCGTGTATACGAATTAAAGATATGACTACAAGCAATACTGCAATAGAATGACAGGATGAGTTCCTAAATGTTGCTGGACGAAGAATGTTTCACTATCTAAGTAAAAACAAATACTGAATGTGAGACCATTACCTTAATATGAAACAGAAATCTTGATATCTATGAATAAACTACatggtaaagaaaataattaccatttttttttcttagctggAGTATATTCTAAGAAGTGtaaaatatatgcaaaaaaagaATGTTACAATTAAAACCATTCTAACTTTGAGCAGCGACTGATACTAATGCAATGAAAACAACTAGTTTCAGTAAAGACAGTGGGCAACTGTTACTGTAAAATATGTTATACTGTACCACTGCTGATATGATTGAACAACAACAAATATCGCCTTGCAGGAAAAGGCAAAGATTTTACGAAAAAAGAATTACAGAGACGAATGCACAAAGCTTCTCACCATCCCTACAGACACGGCATTCCTTAGACTTGGCAAGTTcagcaacacaaaacaaaacggaGGCAGGATGCGGGTAGAAATCATTGTGCACTCGACATAAAAAAAGCAAAGCCAATGCAGGAGTGAACCGAGGACTTttgggtatatgtgtatgcatggccATTTGTGATCAGAACCTTTGTTAaccatgaaaaaagagagagattaaaaaaatagaaaaaaatcaagccTTCTGTGACTTGAATACATTTTAATTTCTGACCCTAGTCCAGTCACCAGCATCTCCTGAAGAGCTGCCTTCCTCTTTCAACACCATATCCTCGATTCACTCCTGCGGTAAAGCGAACAAGAAGCGCGGCGACCCTTACTCAAGCTGGAAACGTACCCGCGCTGGGCGGTGGAGAGTTGCCGATCTCTGTCCACCGGCACTACTACCTGCTGGATATGGCTCACGTCGGGCAGGGCGTGGCAGGGACCGGAACTGCTGCGGGGGTGAAGGGGGCGTGCTGGGGTACTCTGTAGGGGGTGGCACCATGCTGGCATGACCTGGAATGGGGTGAGGAAACCTGAGTAATTGAAGCAAAGGTTTTCTGTAGCAATGAGAGCTCACTGGTCTGTTTTTGTGGTTTTAGGCTTTTTTTTTAGGAGTTTCAGTTTGTCACATTGTAAAATACATAGCAAGCATTtgacacacagcacacatatctatccatatactgCTTTTTGTTCTAATGTCTGGAAAGGTATACATGATTTTAACAGATTGACTGCAAGAGCCAGAATCAGATGACAATGAATATctgagaaaggaaatgaatatattaatgtgCTCTGACGCTTAATTTCTTTTGCATCATCCTATTTTATGTAGAGAATACAGACAGAATGTAATTACAGACCTCTGGTTCAGTCAGTAGTTTATTTAAGGCTACATGGATCACTACACTCCACAGAAACTtgccataaaacaaacaaacaaaagagacctTTGGTTAAAAACTCACCAAATGTGGAATAACAATCAACATTAAAAGCAACAATCTGGAGGACACACATTAGTCCCCATGAAAATTCCATCACAAATATAACATGAACTTGCATGATATAATACAGAATTTCTTTTCCTAACTCAACCTATTTGAAGGAGCTATAGGTTTGGAATATCAGTGGGATATGTCAATTCCTTTAATTAtcagcaatataaaaaaaaaacattagcacTATTGCAATTGCTGATAACACATATGGGGAAcaataatatctttatatatttatacaaaaaacaaTGTAAGTGTTGAGTAAAAAATGACAATGCTGATATTCTAATTGTGAAGAATTTTGAATAATTAATTGTGACCAAAAGTACTGATATCAAATTCACACAAATAATGTACATCAAATAATACATTTGTAGTATTATTAAAACACAATTGCTTTTCACCTTTATATCACCAAAAATCCATCAACCTagtctcatatatctatatatctatatctatatatatatacatataaatatatatgtatatacatacatacatacatacatatatatatatatatatatatatatatatatatatatatatatatatatatatatatataatatatatatatatattatatataaatattatatatatatattatatatatatatatatatatatatatatatatatatatatatatatatatatatatatatatatatacatatatatacacttgtacatgtatatatgcaaatgaaaataCTCCTTGAACTGGAACTCTCTTGAGATGGCCTCACATGATTCCTCCTCGAAACAGGTAATCATACTGCCCACCTTTACCTCCTGGCCTGAATTCCGTTGAGTgtgagtgggggtaggggtagtccGGGCAGCCCCTGAcctcaggagggagggggggccagTCTGTGAAAGATGCCCCACCTCCCATGCTGCTGGTAGTCGTTCCAGGAGTGGTGGTTAGCTCCACTTCGTTGCCGCTGCTTGATCGGCCCACAGAGATTTCCCTGGAAAGTAAAATTATGAATCTATGGTTGTGGTTATTATTTACTTGATGAAACTAATATGAATCAACACAAATCACACCAAATCTCCTAGATATGTGAAAAAACTGTACATATTGATTATGCTATACATTCCTAAACATTGAGTACTGCTGTTTAGTGCATACTGTTTGTAAGATACAATAACTCATACAACAATTCGGACACCAAAAACTGAAACCAAATTTGCTATGCTATTCACGATACAGGTAGCAGCACATAACATAACTACTATACAATAAAGTCAATAAATAAGAATTCTTTGTATACCAACCTGTAGTAACCTCTACTAGTTGAAGCGATTGGAGTGGGTTTAATGACAAACACTATAACCCCTGTCACGACAAGGATATATGACAGGAAGTACAGTGGATGGAACTGAAAGGGAAAATTAGGTTTGTTAATTCTTACTGTATTGGGTGCCATCTCCTTTATGGTTGTGATATATCTCGCATATTGTATCTAATGGTATGATCTTCAtagtgaataaaataaaacaaaagtaatgtCTAAGtatccttttatatttttataaatcatcTTTACATTGCTCAGACCAagtcatttatctatatctaatatgtTCAGAAAGATGGCTGACCTAGAATGGTTTACACTTCTCTATCTACTGAGAAATTACTacttttcattcactttctttcctATAATTAACCTAATAATCAATATACCATTAACAGCTTTTGTTCacgtcttattctttttctctacgGATAATACACCTGAAATTTACTGCTGATTATCAGATAAAAACCAATATACAATTTCTCTTTTGGAGATGAATGTTTGCAAGTGCCtggcatttataaatataaacataaatatataaagttaacaaatagatagataaataaataaataaataaataaataaataaataaataaataaataaataaataaataaataaataaataaataaataaataaataaataaataaataaataaataaataaataaataaataaatatatatatatatatatatatatatatatatatatatatatatatatatatatatatatatatatatatatatatatatatatatatatatatatatatatatatatatatgcacacacacacacacacacatccacacatatacatatacacatccacacacacatctacatctacatctacatccacatacacacacacacacataaaaaaaaactccaaataTATGCTGCACACTTGAGGAGGCAAGACATTGAAGAAAATGGGATAAGGAGCAACTGTTTTAAATGTTTTAATCCTTAAACATTTACTCTTCTTGTCTCATTAAAATGCATTAATTGAAAACAGAACGAGGCTTGTGTGGGCTTCCCTTTCCACACGGGATTGCCTCTTGCTGAATAGGTTCTCTGATTTAATTACCTGGCagctgaataataatgataatgataatagtagtcatagtaataataataataataataataataataataataataataataataataataataataataataataataataataataataaaatagtaataatcataaaaaataataatgataataaaaataataatgataataataataccaataatgatatgaatgatcatgacaatgacaacaataataataacaataataacaataacaatgatgataatgatactacaattactactaatgataacagaaataactctaaaatgacaatggcaatgataatgataacaataaaatactaatactaataataacaataccaatactaataacagaaataagaagacgaaaagagaggttattttggttattttttccaAACTTCTATAAATAAGGTGGCAGAGATATTTACTATTAGGGTTACTACAATTCTCCATAAGATGTGTAGTTTCTAATTTGTTTCCTACAATGTGTGTTCTGTTTTTAAATTTTGCAATGAATACAGTGAATACAAATTAAGTCTTCAGTTCCTATCTTAATAATACATAATGCACTACTACTATCATATCTTTTTCTCAAACACAATAAAGATGGAATCTCGATGCAAATTATTATACATAGCATAGAAtaatttatttcaatataatttATTTTCACCTTTCTGTTACTTCTATTATAATGTCTACATTACCAACCTGTTAGATAATATAACATGTAActcaatcatttttcttttcctggcATTTATCAGGACTCGATGtatttctttactgttattatcattcctcacAATATACACCACTGCGCATCAACGTCTTATCTATGACTATTCTTCCATATAATAACTATTTTTCTTGAGGTTATCTTCTTTTACAGACCTTATACTATACTCTCGAGGTTGCCTTGTGGGCCTTTGGGAGATTTCAACAATGGGGGAGAGAGTGATTTGGTCATTTTTTTGTCTTGTGCCTTCAATGGTCACCACTCTAGGCCTGTTTTCCCTTGCATGTTTAGAGTCAGTGTTCCTAGTCAAGTTTATGTATAGAGTGCGTTTTCATTTCACAGTGCTACTGCACGCGAGAATCTTTGCCCATGAGTACCCGTGCAAATTATGGAGTTAGACTGTCATCAGTCATCTTAGATCTCTGTGGAAAATTTATGAAGGCTTGCCACAAGCCACGTAAGTTGCCATGGGATGTTTAGGTAACAGGGCGTTGGGTAGCTTTTTGGACAGAAGCCAAAGTCAGGTTCTGCCTTCTTAAGTCCAGACATTCCCATCATTTCTGTTCTTACGGTCAGATAGCGCGCTTTCCTGGAAGTTTCCGTTAAGGGATCATCTTTTCAAGGCCATGGCTGCCTTAGGATCCAATGCCACTTCTCATCTCATGCCATCTCTCTACGTGATGTGGTGTACGTTTGGAGGtcaattatatttcattatatcctACAgggttcccttcttctcctctgtatCTTATTTCAGAGAGCACATGCGTTTATGTTGCATTTAATCTTTCCTGAGTATGTAAATGGTTGCCATCATACTCTACAGATGGTATGATAGCCGAGTCCAAAAGGGTCCGTAACATCAGAATTCAAGAACTCCGGGTAATTTCGCAGGCTCTGTTTTGCGACCAATTAGTCTGAAACATCTCTGGGAAGCTGGTTGACTCCACGTCACCCCATCACTATCTCTGAGCTCTAGATGCTTCTGTTGATACCGCCTCAGTCCAGGTACAGTCGGTCAACTGGTGATGTCTGCTACCTTATGAATGAAGGGCTCCTGGTTAGCCACGCTCCTACACGTCGGAGTGAAAGTCATAAAGAATGTAAAACCTTGAACTCTGAATAACGGCTTTACATCCCAAAAGGACAATGGCGTCATTTCAGCTTTtccttgggtgggggtgggggggggttggcgaTCAAAAGGAGGAATCAGTTCCTGGGAAGTTGCGGGCCAtccgagaaaaatgaaaaatgagccATTCTTGTAGCATTTTTAAGTTACGACCAGAGATATAAAGGTGTAatataggaaaataaagagaaaaaaagatcgtGGGAATGTGGCCCTCAGGTTGGGCAAGCCAGACCTCAAGGGGGCAATCAGAACTTGTTTAGTCCCCCGTTCCCCCCCCAGAATGACGCCCCTGCGCAGGGACTGAAAACCGGTGCACCTCGGCGGAATGAGCAACGAAACTATTGCTTCTTATCTGCTAAtctgatgaggaggtggagggttcCTCATGTTGGTCTGGGTTCGTCACAGAGTAGTTACAGATTTGACAGGCTTCTCTGGATGTGTAACCAGAAAGGGAAGGGCGTATGGTCACGTTTTGTCATCTCTAATATCTTCCGTGTCACCAATGGTCAACAAGCAAAGGAACTTGTTGCGGACGTGTTCTCCCAACTCCTGTACGGAAGGCTCTGGCATGGTCGCACGGCCATAAGTGTTCCTTAAGTGGGTCCTTTGGGCCTTCTGCTTACATACGTGGTACGTAAGGCAGGATGTCGGTCCTTTCCAACAGCAGAAAACCTCACAGCAAAGCATAGGTCGAAACCCTCTGCTCTGTGAGTCATGTTGGGTTACGTTTCAGTGGTTCCCTCCGGAAACGAGACCCGGTCTCACGTGTCACTGTTACAGTGACACGTGTTTACCGGCTGGTGGTCGAGCAGTTCAACCATTTTCTGAGCATCGTCGCCCTGACCCCGTGTCCTTATGGCCTttgatatataactataactctatctatatatctatataaaaatatataaatgaattacttTGATTATGCACTTAGGCGTCTCTGTAGCAGACATCCCTGTGCATATCTCCCCACTGATATTTTATCTCCCTCCGCCCGACCACGACCCCCAAGGACACCCCACAGACCACGCCTATCCCTTCCTCCATGCCCCAAGACATCCCCCAACCCACGCCCCTCCCAAGGCCAACGCCGCCGCCCCTCACCCACCTTGAACTTGAAGAGTGCGATGCCGGTGATGAGGATGTAAAAATCAGCCGTGAACAGTGCCAGGTTGAGTGCCGTGGCCGAGGTGACCCGGATGACGGCTGGTGCCACTACGTAGAAGAGGAACTGAGCGGCACTGAAGCCCCCCACCAGAGCCAGCACGGGCCAGGTGTCCCAGCGCACGGACCCCACGTCGTTGCGCTCTAGGATGGcactgaggggagagagggggggggggtgatgaaagATGGCATCACACGGGATTAAAAATGCGTTGGTTGTCAGGTTTAATAAGTGTGGTtcttggggggtaggggtgggggggtaattaAAATttcaaacaagaataaaaaaaaatgttagaccTAATATTTTTCTCGTAATTAAAAATGCtgtcacaaaaaaaatcataaaaaaataattgttaagTTTAATAATACATTTTTTGGTGTATGTGGAcgcattaataattaaaaaaatcacacaggaaaggaacaaaaaatattaattatcagatttaataaatatgaaatctggAGGGAGGGCGATGCACAGGGGGTGGACTAAAATGATGGATAAATGTGAAAGGCGACAAAGGATACGGAAAGATAAGATGGGGATTAtgtagaaaaaaggaataagagagtggATAGAAgggggtgaatgagagaaagagagagagagagagagagagagagagagagagagagagagagagagagagagagagagagagagagagagaaagagaaagagagagagagagagagagagagagagagagggagggagagggagagagggagggagagggagagagggagggagagggagagaggagagggagaggagagagggagggagaggtggagaggaggagagtggaggagggagagagggagggagagagagagagggagggagggagagggagggagggagagagggagggagagacagagagagagatagagagagagggagggagggagagagggagggagagagagagagagggagggagggagggaatgagggagggagagggagggagggagagggagagggagaggagagagaggagagagaaagagtgagagggagagagagggagagggagagagagggagagggagagagggagagagagagagatagggatagggagagagagagggagagggagagggagagggagagggagagggagagggagagggagagggagaggagagagggagtgagagagagagagagagagagagagagagagagagagagagagagagagagagagagagagagagagagagagagagagagaaaaagagagagagaaagagagacaaagagagagagaaagagagaaaaagagagaagagaaatgagagagaaagaaagagggagggagagagggaggcagaggagagaaagagaaagggagggggagatagccaaggggaagaggacgacagagagggagaagataggaaagaggaagagcaagagggagaggaagtggaagaagaggacaagtaggagttagaagaaagaggaggggaaagagggtgcataaaggacagaaaaaggaagtgaaggatgATGCAttgaaaagaggatgaagaggagggaagaaaaggaagcagaaaagaGGAGGTTTGGCATGATATTCAAGCCAGTGATATTTAATAAATCCTTTTATGAACCAAACTTACTCTGCGTTATCAATTAATTAAAAAACATCCACGTACGTTTGCAATATTCAACAAAGACTGTGTTTGtttcaatattaatgaaaatcatcaATATACTACgcaaatatatttgtttgtaatcaATTCAGAAGACAACCTCCTTTCACGAAAAaataagtgtcttgtaaaatatgAATGTTTGCGATGCTTATTAAAGTTTAAATTAGTTTCCCCTtgataggaaaaaaatgtttatattgcTTCTCTATAAATGGTTTTCAAATATCTTTATCACGAAAAGAAGCAAAAGCTGTTTTCATATTATAAtttaggaaaaaggggaaaatgaataaatgaatttgtCTATTTACGTAAAAATGGATTAATATCCGTAATGAAACAGAGTTTGAGTAATAAAAGTGAGTAATAAAAACAGTAGGGAACGGATCTCTAATTACGGAATTGAAACCATGGTTATGACTTCACGTATTGAACGACtaccctcagagagagagagagagagagagagagagagagagagagagagagagagagagagagagagaggaagggagagagagagagggagagaaggagagggagaggagagagagaaggagagggagaggagagagagaaggagagggagaggagagagagaaggagagagagagagagagagagagagagagagagagagagagagagagagagagagagagagagagagagagagagggagagagagagagaggtgggagtgggagagggagagggagagggagagagggagagagagacagacagacagacagagacagaaagagagacataaagagagagagttttaaaACCAAAACGCAAGCCCGCGTGTGCTCAAGCGCCCAGCCAGCGAGCGGCCGCCCAGACCCCAAGGAACCTCACAGCTGGATGCCGTTGATGAGAGAGCCGAAGAGACCCATCATGCCCAGGAACTCCACGCTGTCGTAGGTCTTGACCACGTACTCCTGGGCCACGTTGCTAATGCCGTACAGCGTGGCCCCGCCCAGGCACAGCATGTCGCCCAGAAGTCGCTCAGCACCTGCGGGGAGACGAGAGCACcttcataagatttttttttttttttgtgaatgggtGTATGTGTTATATTTGCCATTCGTATGAAATTTCGGTTAAAAAACTGTTGATTTTGAGTGAATGAATCATTGTTAACCTACTACTAGAAACACCAACCATGAATCTACTAATATAAACTACTTGACCATTATCAAGAACTTTGAATTACTCTACCATTCACTACGCTTCGTcattcacccttttcttctctctcgtgacATCACAGTGTGGTGACGAGATGCCACGCATAACATTCCTTTATCACACAATCTTCACTATCTTCCCCATGACCCCCCATTCACCATCCGCAACCCACACTCACCAGGGATagccgccccctacccccccaccttgCCCCAAACTCAAACCTTCTAACTCCAACTCGAGCACCACACTGCCATCACCCTGcccaccactctctcccctcccctcctcccccacccccgccccctcccccactcaccaggGATGGCCGCCTTGCCGTCCTCCACGTTGGCCCACACCAGGCACCCGACCCCCAGCAGGCAGAGGCCGACCCCGAGGACGTGGACCAGCTTGTAGCGGACCTTGAGGAAGAGCCAGCTGAGGGCGAGCACCACGGGCACCACGAAGCAGTCCAGtaactaagggagagagagagagaaagagagagagagaggttaataaAAGGtgcgagagagggaaatggagagatggaaaggggtcGTGAAGCAGTCCAGTaactaggggagggagggagagagaaagagagagaggttaataAAAGGtgcgagagagggaaatggaaagatagaaagagatcgtGAAGCAGTctagtaactgtgtgtgtgtgtgtgtgtgtgtgtgtgtgtgtgtgtgtgtgtgtgtgtgtgtgtgtgtgtgtgtgtgtgtgtgtgtgtgtgtgtgtgtgtgtgtgtgtgcgtgtgtgtgtgtgtgtgtgtgtgtgtgtgtgtgtgtgtgtgtgtgtgtgtgtgtgtgtgtgtgtgtgtgtgtgtgtgtgtgtgtgtgagagagagagagagagagagagagagagagagagagagagagagagagagagagagagagagagagagagagagaataaagactgggaaagagatgagagataagatAGAAATGTCATGAAGCAGTCGAGTAACTGTGGAAGATAGACAGAgcgataaagacagataaagagacgaaTAAATAAACTGTCCTTGAACTGAACAGATAAAGCAATATTGATAAAACGTATTTTTTCCTGTATCCATTTTAAACAAATGACCAGGAAGATACGTATAAATCAATATAGATTAGTTTTCAATACTTTCAGATTACACAAAAAAGGCAATTCAAAGAACTGTTAGTAAAGTTagttaacaataaaatcaatcgTGTCaaattaagaatattaatgatatataaacTATCATGGATAATTAAATCGATAGAATAAAATaccaagcaaaataaaacagttgTTGAAATTTGCATAAGGgaaaacaaaatcgaaaaaaggaaaataaagtaaaacgcaaaaaagtcaaaatcacaagaaaagcaaaaggagagtaataactatacatacatacgtacatgtatatatatatatatatatatatatatatatatatatatatatatatatatatatatatatatatatgaaccgcattcatgttgacaaatgtggaaaggtatgaatgagaacgaatatcttgtattgtgaagatattcgttctcattcatacctttccacatatatatatatatattactcatttatctatctattcatttattcatctctatGTATCTTACCTGTGCAACGTCCTGATGTGTTCTGGCAAGCCTTATGGACGAGGAAACtaacaatgagaataaataagaaaaattgaaataaaacaatatgagATAAAACCAACAAAATAAGACAACAAAATGTGTAATGAAATGCACAAAAATAAATGTATGCCATAATAGCtatcagagagaggaagaaagagagagaaatgggcagacagacagaaggaggaggaggaatccgagacATTTCCTCACTAAGAGGTAAGACCGCGAGGAAGAGATCAaacagaggagaaggaacaagaaaacaaacacaaaatgatgacaaaaacagAAACGAGAGATCAGGACATTGTCATGCCACAATAAAAAGAAGGAAcgagtacaaaaaaagaaaaaagaaaaacaaaacaaaaaataaataaaaaaataaaacgaaacatccagtcataaccctcccccctcattccctccctccctcagccctccccctccccctcccacgcccccctcACCTGCACTGACGTAACGGACGTGAACTGGTAGGCCTTGAGCACCAGGTAGTTAGCCTCGACGTCGACGGCGGCGAGGACGAAGTACTTGAGGCCCTTGGTGCGCACCACGCGCAGCAGGGAGCCCTCGCCCGAGCGGCACGCCAGCCACGTCGTGTACACCAGGCACAGCAACACGTAGTTGATGAAGCTCACCgctgcgggaggaggagaaggccgttagtggggcggtgggggagggagggggaggggaggggggaggaggaggccgttagtggggcggtgggggagggagggggagggaggagggggatcggAAGGGGGCggtgagaggatggggaggccgttagtggggcggtgggggagggagggggagggggaggggggaggaggaggccgttagtggggcggtgggggagggagggggagtggaggggggaggagggagggccgttggtgggggcggtgggggagggggagggggagggggaggggatggaaggggcggggagggaggggagaggccgtTAGTGGggcggcggggaggaggagggggagagggaggggggggagggggaggaggaaggggggagtgggggagggggaggccgtgttagtggggcggtgggggagggagggggaggtgggacggggaga comes from the Penaeus vannamei isolate JL-2024 chromosome 8, ASM4276789v1, whole genome shotgun sequence genome and includes:
- the LOC113827155 gene encoding solute carrier family 35 member F1-like, producing the protein MTNPPPPLPFRRSVWRALLLGQVASLLLCVTGACCHLLNKTYHLQLPAAVSFINYVLLCLVYTTWLACRSGEGSLLRVVRTKGLKYFVLAAVDVEANYLVLKAYQFTSVTSVQLLDCFVVPVVLALSWLFLKVRYKLVHVLGVGLCLLGVGCLVWANVEDGKAAIPGAERLLGDMLCLGGATLYGISNVAQEYVVKTYDSVEFLGMMGLFGSLINGIQLAILERNDVGSVRWDTWPVLALVGGFSAAQFLFYVVAPAVIRVTSATALNLALFTADFYILITGIALFKFKFHPLYFLSYILVVTGVIVFVIKPTPIASTSRGYYREISVGRSSSGNEVELTTTPGTTTSSMGGGASFTDWPPLPPEVRGCPDYPYPHSHSTEFRPGGHASMVPPPTEYPSTPPSPPQQFRSLPRPARREPYPAGSSAGGQRSATLHRPARLYRANGASSSSHELGDVRC